Part of the Arthrobacter globiformis genome is shown below.
TTATTCTTTGGTTTCACCATCTTTACATGTCGATGCCCGCTCTGAACTCATTCGGTATTGAAGGCCTTCGATGTGAGGTCATTTCAGCAAGACCCGATACGAGCTCTGGTGGAACTAGAGGCTCGGCTTCGACAGCCGGTGTTCTGGTAGAAACGACGAACTGCGGGACAATGCACGTGTCCGAGGGCGTGTCGTTCGACAATCAAGACGAGGTTGCTGAGTCCTTCAAAGGTGGTAGCGAATACGAGTTCGACCTTGGCTGGTTCTCACGAGTGGTGACCAAGGACATCAGGCACGAAATCCCCTCAGTGCAGGACTACCGCTTAGCAAATTAACAGGGTCTTGAAGGAATACTGCTGAGGAGCCGGTGGCTGCCGCCGTGACGAAGCCACCGAAGGGCAGGTCCCGATACATCGACAAGGGCACGCTGCCAGCCCGAAACTAAATCTGCGCATGTTCCGTGGTGAGACGAACAAAGGGGACACCATGGAGCAGCTCGCATTGATGACGGAATCTGACCAGGACCAAGCGCCAGGTCAGGAGTCTGCTCTCGCCGAAGACCCGTCACCGGAGTTCGTCTACAACCCTTGGAAGATGAAGGACGTCCGCCGGTTGTACATCAACCTCGCTGACGGGACGAAGGTCGGATACTTGGTGTGTGGCGAGGTCCCCGTCACGGGTAAGCGCTTTGTCCAGGATGCGAAGTCTCGTGACGGGCTCGTCGCCGCTGATGGTCAGCGGCGGGGGCCGCCCGGAGAATAATGCTGCTGTGACGGATGCACGATGTTAGGGCGCGGACCGATTCGAACCAAACGCGCGGTGACTTCGCTGCAGAAATGGTTCGAGGGTTCTTCGTCTCGGGATCCGTGACGAACTCGACTCCCTGTAGAAGTCCTCTGCCGCGGACGTCGTGGATGTTGGGGTGGCCTGTGGAACCGTTTACGGAACGATGCGTTCGGCCCTGTAGCGGTCGAACAGGCGGGTGAAGCAGTCCTGAGTGCGGCGGTAGCCGCTAAAGCCAGCTAACCGACTCTTGCTCATATCGGCAACTACTTCGATGGGACGGCCCAGGTCCGCGTCCGTGTGCCACCAGGAGGCAACGCGCGCGAGGACCGGCTCGGCCAGCCGGTGCTGGGCCACAATCCGGACCCAGCTGTCCTCGGCGCCGCGCATTTGCTCCTCCAAGGGCCGCGGCGCCTCTTGGTAGCCCTCCCAGTCGAGCCCAAAGTAGTCAGCCAGGGCTGGCCACATTCGGCGCCACCGGAAGATGTCCCCGTTGACGACGTTGTAGGCCTCGTCGCCGGCAGTCTCTGTGGTGGCGGCCCAGATCATGTGCTCGGCCAGCAGCGTGGCGTCAGTCATGTCGGTCAAGCTGTTCCATTGAGTCTCGGAGCCGGGGAACACAAAGGGACGACCGGTCTCCCGGCAGATCGCGGCTTGGGCGGCGAGGGTGAGCGCCATGTTCATGGCGTTGCCCACCGCGTGGCCGATCACGGTGTGCGCCCGGTGCACCGACCAGCGGAACCTCTGACGTTCAGCGGCGGCCCACAGCTCATCCTCCTGGGCGTAGTAGAAGTTGTCCACAGGAAGGCGCGGCTCCTCCTCCAGGAAGGGGGTGTCCGGCATTTCGCCTTGCCCGTAGGCCTCGAAGGGACCGAGGTAGTGCTTGAGCCCGGTCATCAGCGCCACGTGCTCCACCGGGGCGTGGGCCAGGGCGCCCAGGAGGTTCCGGACCATCCCGGCGTTGACCTCGATGTTCTCCTTCTCGGTGGCTTGGCGGGACCACGCGGTGAAAAACACGTGCGTGGGCCGCTCTGGGGCAAGCACCATTTCAAGGCTTTCGGCCGAGCGCAAGTCTGCGCTTAGGTGCCGCGCCATGCTACCGGGCAGGGGGGTGCGCGACAGCGCCACTACGTCCCAGTCCTGGGAGGTCAGTTGCTCAACGATCGCGGAGCCGGTGATGCCACTGGCGCCTACGACCAGGGCGGTCCGGGCGGGGGTCTCATGTGTATCCATAGGTTCCACTGTGCCATCCCAAGGCCGGGTGCCGCCCCGGTGGCTACCGCGGTGTACGCGCAGGGAGAAATCCATGGCACCAGAGCTGGGGCACCGGCTGGATCCGACAAACCGCGACGCCCAAAAGGGACCTCATGAGGGCTCCGATGCGCCCGTGCGGGGCACAAGCAATCG
Proteins encoded:
- a CDS encoding SDR family oxidoreductase, with the translated sequence MDTHETPARTALVVGASGITGSAIVEQLTSQDWDVVALSRTPLPGSMARHLSADLRSAESLEMVLAPERPTHVFFTAWSRQATEKENIEVNAGMVRNLLGALAHAPVEHVALMTGLKHYLGPFEAYGQGEMPDTPFLEEEPRLPVDNFYYAQEDELWAAAERQRFRWSVHRAHTVIGHAVGNAMNMALTLAAQAAICRETGRPFVFPGSETQWNSLTDMTDATLLAEHMIWAATTETAGDEAYNVVNGDIFRWRRMWPALADYFGLDWEGYQEAPRPLEEQMRGAEDSWVRIVAQHRLAEPVLARVASWWHTDADLGRPIEVVADMSKSRLAGFSGYRRTQDCFTRLFDRYRAERIVP